One part of the Sarcophilus harrisii chromosome 5, mSarHar1.11, whole genome shotgun sequence genome encodes these proteins:
- the REP15 gene encoding LOW QUALITY PROTEIN: rab15 effector protein (The sequence of the model RefSeq protein was modified relative to this genomic sequence to represent the inferred CDS: inserted 2 bases in 1 codon; substituted 1 base at 1 genomic stop codon), translated as MGQKSSQEVTREDKLDLNAMCNIFNQTVVHAAQKLKDCLGFEELQNKLSLNSNALNEIFXIHFISFCHKNGMDKKITTNKMTKNQAMLFRTDWIWTFWGSCKEILFQLFIQTLQMSTALHIESNSCDLLNKDVVLDVYTSGGGEGDRFEKMEEFCNLIGEDCLGLFIIFGVLGTPEGIRGVLLDSIENKKIQNCLSGEKAIKXILNTKSCLSTKELLEKYLHKNDKLNKISKVYINFFSILD; from the exons ATGGGCCAGAAATCATCCCAAGAAGTGACTCGGGAGGACAAGCTTGATCTCAATGCTATGTGTAACATTTTTAATCAAACTGTGGTCCATGCTGCTCAGAAACTGAAAGACTGTCTTGGATTTGAAGAGCTTCAAAATAAACTGTCCCTAAATTCCAATGCATTGAATGAgatcttttaaattcattttattagtttCTGCCATAAAAATGGAATGGATAAGAAGATTACTACAAACAAAATGACCAAGAATCAGGCCATGTTGTTTAGGACTGATTGGATATGGACATTCTGGGGCTCTTGTAAGGAAATCCTATTTCAACTGTTTATACAGACTTTACAGATGTCCACGGCTCTTCACATTGAATCTAATTCCTGTGACCTGCTCAACAAGGATGTGGTGTTAGATGTGTATACTagtggagggggggaaggagatcgatttgagaaaatggaagaattctGTAATTTGATAGGTGAGGACTGTCTGGGTTTATTTATCATCTTTGGTGTGCTAGGAACGCCTGAAGGCATCAGAGGAGTTCTCTTGGACAgtattgaaaataagaaaattcaaaactGCCTATCAGGAGAAAAGGCTATAAA CATCTTAAATACAAAGAGCTGTCTATCTACCAAAGAACTGTTAGAAAAGTACttgcataaaaatgataaactgaaTAAGATAAGCAaggtttatattaattttttctcaattttagaTTAG